One genomic window of Boudabousia tangfeifanii includes the following:
- the trpS gene encoding tryptophan--tRNA ligase — MTTADTLSEATSDASLARSVARSQEIEEQIKTNPEKFRVLTGDRPTGNLHLGHYLGTLRNRVRLQDQGVDTWVIIADYQVITDRDGVGPIRERVLSLVTDYLACGIDPEKSTIFTHSAIPALNQLMLPFLSLVTESELHRNPTVKAELEATGGRAMSGLLLTYPVHQAADILFCDANLVPAGKDQLPHIEQTRLIANRFDKRYGRGELSHPVFRRPDALLSQVQNLLGTDGQKMSKSRGNTIELGMTADQTAKMLKRAVTDSERLITFDPVNRPEVANLLLMASEATGQAPAEIADQIGDKGAGALKALVIDAVNGMLEPIRARRTELAQDEAYLRSILAAGNEKANAQADEKLAQVRQAMKMVY, encoded by the coding sequence ATGACTACTGCAGATACACTCAGCGAAGCAACCTCTGACGCGTCACTGGCTCGCAGCGTTGCTCGTTCTCAAGAAATTGAAGAACAGATTAAAACCAATCCAGAAAAGTTCCGAGTTCTAACCGGTGACCGCCCCACCGGCAATTTGCATTTGGGACACTATCTGGGAACTTTGCGTAACCGTGTCCGCCTGCAAGATCAGGGCGTTGACACTTGGGTAATCATCGCTGACTATCAGGTGATTACCGACCGTGATGGGGTTGGCCCGATTCGTGAGCGGGTCCTTTCTCTCGTCACTGATTACCTCGCTTGTGGGATTGATCCCGAAAAGTCCACTATCTTTACTCACTCGGCTATCCCAGCTCTGAACCAGCTGATGTTGCCGTTCCTTTCCTTGGTGACTGAGAGTGAACTTCACCGTAATCCCACGGTAAAGGCTGAACTGGAAGCCACTGGCGGCCGTGCCATGAGCGGTCTTTTGTTGACCTACCCAGTGCACCAAGCTGCAGACATCCTGTTCTGCGACGCTAACTTGGTGCCTGCTGGTAAGGATCAGCTCCCTCACATCGAGCAGACTCGTTTGATTGCGAACCGCTTCGACAAGCGTTATGGTCGCGGTGAGCTTTCGCATCCAGTATTCCGTCGTCCTGATGCCCTACTTTCTCAAGTACAGAACCTTTTGGGCACGGATGGCCAGAAGATGTCTAAGTCGCGTGGCAATACCATTGAACTTGGAATGACAGCCGACCAGACAGCCAAGATGCTCAAGCGGGCAGTGACTGACTCCGAACGTCTGATCACTTTCGATCCGGTAAATCGCCCAGAAGTTGCCAACCTGCTTCTCATGGCCTCAGAAGCCACTGGCCAAGCACCTGCTGAAATCGCTGACCAGATTGGTGATAAGGGCGCCGGCGCCTTGAAGGCTTTGGTCATTGACGCAGTTAATGGCATGCTCGAGCCAATTCGTGCCCGCCGTACGGAACTGGCCCAGGATGAGGCTTACTTGCGTTCGATTCTAGCTGCCGGTAATGAAAAGGCTAACGCCCAAGCTGACGAAAAGTTAGCTCAGGTGCGACAGGCCATGAAGATGGTTTACTAG